CAAAGTGGAAGGGAAGAAAGGATACAGCATTTCAGCCCAAAACGTGTACAACAAAAAATCCGGGGCTTATACCGGTGAGGTTTCCGCGGAGATGCTTAAGTCCATCGATATCAAATACTGTCTGGTTGGGCATAGCGAACGCCGCGAATATTTCCAGGAAAGCAACCAGGCACTGGCTGAAAAACTCGATCTGCTGCTGGCCAATGGCATCACGCCCATCTTCTGTTGCGGCGAGCCCCTGGAGATCAGGGAAGCGGGTACACAGAACAGTTATGTTGCCAAACAACTGGAAGAGTCCCTGTTCCATCTCAGCGCTGAAGTGATCTCAACTATTGTGATCGCGTATGAGCCCATCTGGGCCATCGGAACCGGTAAAACTGCTACGGCAGCACAGGCACAGGAGATCCATGCTTACCTGCGCAGTGTACTGGCAGGAAAATACGGTGCAGCAGTTGCTGACGCTATCCCTGTATTGTACGGAGGAAGTGT
This portion of the Pseudobacter ginsenosidimutans genome encodes:
- the tpiA gene encoding triose-phosphate isomerase, with protein sequence MRKKIAAANWKMNCTYQQGEQLLQDILGANIALQDHQQAIFAVPFPYLIMAGAKVEGKKGYSISAQNVYNKKSGAYTGEVSAEMLKSIDIKYCLVGHSERREYFQESNQALAEKLDLLLANGITPIFCCGEPLEIREAGTQNSYVAKQLEESLFHLSAEVISTIVIAYEPIWAIGTGKTATAAQAQEIHAYLRSVLAGKYGAAVADAIPVLYGGSVKGNNAAELFACPDVDGGLVGGASLNAEEFATIIRSLP